One window from the genome of Echinicola vietnamensis DSM 17526 encodes:
- a CDS encoding M23 family metallopeptidase, which translates to MIRVAILVVLLSFCYGVNGQELRLSSERDSENNVIIYGENPTSSVYTVVLDLEDYSNLKPSTSLPAIVTVRRGKSKLLSLSRVRENSSDGYQYSYRYFKGEIKRKLNEVPYGLPFPEGVKGRAFMAGHFDELLKDKERPDDFYVVGFHFDEETPVLAPRRGIVMDVVGDETSILGNLIYSRTANSVEILHDDGTFTVISVLKSGSVKVRPGQEVNVGDEIALCGGENYNSGYQIRLYTSQLYKKSREELAYKSLYIKFLDAEKGVVSLKSNEVYHPVFPESLITKEMSKKEVKRWRKSQE; encoded by the coding sequence ATGATCAGAGTTGCCATTTTAGTTGTTTTACTTTCTTTTTGTTATGGCGTAAATGGCCAAGAACTTAGGCTAAGTTCTGAGAGGGATAGCGAAAATAATGTGATTATTTATGGGGAAAATCCTACTTCAAGCGTCTATACAGTAGTGCTGGACCTGGAGGATTATTCCAATCTAAAACCCAGTACATCTCTTCCGGCAATAGTTACGGTGCGAAGAGGAAAAAGCAAATTGCTTTCCCTGAGTCGGGTCAGGGAAAATTCCAGTGACGGTTATCAGTATAGTTATCGGTATTTTAAAGGAGAGATCAAGCGGAAATTAAATGAAGTGCCATATGGATTGCCGTTTCCTGAGGGAGTAAAGGGCAGGGCATTTATGGCGGGGCATTTTGACGAATTATTAAAAGATAAGGAACGTCCGGATGATTTTTATGTGGTGGGGTTTCATTTTGATGAAGAGACGCCGGTGTTAGCACCAAGGAGGGGTATCGTAATGGATGTGGTAGGGGATGAAACGTCGATACTCGGTAATTTGATTTATAGTCGAACAGCAAATAGTGTAGAAATTTTGCATGACGATGGAACCTTCACGGTGATTTCTGTACTTAAGTCCGGATCTGTCAAGGTCCGTCCCGGACAGGAAGTGAATGTAGGAGATGAGATAGCCTTATGTGGTGGTGAAAATTACAATTCAGGATACCAGATTAGGCTTTATACAAGTCAACTCTATAAAAAGTCTCGAGAAGAACTGGCTTATAAAAGCCTTTACATTAAATTCTTAGATGCTGAAAAAGGAGTGGTTTCCTTAAAATCCAATGAAGTTTATCACCCAGTTTTTCCTGAATCATTGATAACGAAGGAGATGAGCAAGAAGGAAGTTAAACGTTGGAGGAAGTCGCAGGAATGA
- a CDS encoding glycogen/starch synthase, with product MSKLRILYVASEINPFLQTSEVANFVRALPQAMQEKGMEIRILVPRFGLINERKNRLHEVVRLSGINISVGEEEKPLIIKVASIPNAKLQVYFIDNEDYFQRKSVFHDKQEKFYEDNDERAIFFCKGVIETVKKLGWAPDIVHCNDWMTSLIPLYLKTTYKNEPLFKNTKSVFTIYNNGFNHKFDDDLLEKVKMVDIDDSILTPLKSKDYEGFLKIGMEYADVVIKGDEISENLNQIIEECSKDKKCDINNEDEEEQLFESYYNIYTDLAG from the coding sequence ATGTCCAAACTTCGTATTCTCTACGTAGCAAGTGAAATCAATCCATTTCTTCAAACATCCGAGGTAGCTAACTTCGTCAGAGCGTTACCACAGGCAATGCAGGAAAAAGGAATGGAAATCCGTATTCTTGTTCCGAGATTTGGTTTGATCAACGAAAGAAAGAACAGGTTGCATGAAGTAGTAAGGCTTTCAGGAATCAACATTTCTGTAGGGGAGGAGGAAAAGCCATTGATCATCAAGGTAGCTTCCATTCCTAATGCAAAGCTTCAGGTATATTTTATCGATAATGAAGACTATTTCCAGCGAAAGAGCGTTTTCCATGACAAGCAGGAAAAATTCTATGAAGACAATGACGAAAGGGCCATTTTCTTCTGCAAAGGCGTCATCGAAACCGTTAAAAAACTGGGATGGGCACCGGACATTGTACATTGCAATGACTGGATGACCAGCTTGATTCCTTTGTACCTGAAAACCACTTATAAAAACGAACCGTTATTTAAAAACACAAAATCAGTGTTCACTATTTATAATAACGGATTTAATCATAAATTTGACGATGATTTGCTGGAGAAGGTCAAAATGGTCGACATTGATGACAGTATCCTGACACCCTTGAAGTCCAAAGATTATGAAGGCTTCTTGAAAATCGGAATGGAATATGCCGATGTGGTGATCAAAGGGGACGAAATCTCCGAAAATCTGAATCAAATAATTGAAGAGTGCTCTAAAGACAAAAAGTGTGATATTAACAACGAAGACGAAGAAGAACAACTTTTTGAAAGTTATTACAACATCTACACAGACTTGGCAGGCTAA
- a CDS encoding DUF3810 domain-containing protein gives MLKKNWTWMILGIICLIIRYFAVRFPETTERVYSREFFPAIRNVIDISIARLPFPTVYLFFLGVILAFGLYVWRVRRRVGWKGKVFFSGRCLLNFAGLLVFFFLVLWGFNYQRVPIFQQLGLKPLALEKDVLVNEMVLTRDLLHQIRPQISDDTVAIGSTLPYGELEDVVRSNIRENLYMMGLNFTGHPRTKELYPGGLLRKLGILGIYFPFVGESYIDPTLHPLEKPFTIAHEMAHSYGVTDEGEANFIGWVICSHSDNPLLQYSGHLRLLSYQLNDMYRLDPTGYRQFLTTLDKGLRNDLIDISENHRQIKAFSLELSRRSNDLFLKAQGVKAGVKSYAQMPMLAYAWRNKLKGK, from the coding sequence ATGCTTAAGAAAAACTGGACGTGGATGATTTTGGGGATAATATGCCTGATCATTCGCTATTTTGCAGTCCGTTTTCCTGAGACGACTGAGCGTGTTTATTCACGAGAATTTTTTCCAGCAATCCGTAATGTCATTGATATTTCCATTGCCCGTTTGCCTTTTCCGACAGTTTACCTTTTCTTCTTGGGAGTAATATTGGCTTTTGGGCTTTATGTCTGGCGTGTAAGAAGGCGTGTCGGGTGGAAGGGGAAAGTATTTTTTAGTGGCCGGTGCCTATTAAACTTCGCAGGATTGTTGGTGTTTTTCTTTTTGGTCCTTTGGGGATTTAATTACCAGCGGGTGCCTATTTTTCAGCAGTTGGGGCTTAAACCATTGGCCTTGGAAAAGGATGTTCTGGTGAATGAAATGGTGCTTACTCGGGATTTATTACATCAGATTCGTCCCCAAATTTCAGATGATACGGTAGCGATCGGCAGCACGCTTCCTTATGGAGAACTTGAGGATGTCGTCCGTTCCAATATCCGTGAAAATCTATATATGATGGGGCTTAATTTTACAGGCCATCCCCGAACCAAGGAATTGTATCCTGGCGGCTTGTTGAGGAAACTTGGTATTTTGGGAATTTACTTTCCCTTTGTAGGGGAGAGTTATATTGACCCCACTTTGCACCCCTTGGAAAAGCCCTTTACGATCGCACATGAGATGGCTCATAGTTATGGAGTTACCGATGAGGGCGAAGCCAACTTTATCGGTTGGGTGATCTGCAGCCACAGTGACAATCCCCTTTTACAATATTCAGGGCATTTGAGGTTGTTAAGTTATCAGTTGAATGATATGTACCGACTGGATCCCACTGGATACCGACAGTTTTTGACCACCTTGGATAAAGGACTTCGAAATGACTTGATCGATATTTCAGAAAATCACCGGCAGATCAAGGCTTTTTCCTTGGAACTCAGCAGGCGGTCAAATGACCTTTTTCTAAAGGCCCAAGGGGTAAAAGCAGGTGTGAAAAGTTATGCCCAAATGCCCATGCTTGCGTATGCTTGGAGAAATAAATTGAAGGGAAAATAA
- a CDS encoding DMT family transporter, with the protein MTTNTAESQPLRSWLLLGFLSLVWGSSFILIKKGLVVFSPGEVGAYRIVSAAAVLLPLSLPRIARLNRKQIGNLMAVGLVGSFLPAFLFAKAQTQLSSSITGVLNALTPLFVVLIGALFFKAKITLRNGLGLLIAFVGVIILISVKEGSSLSSLSSINSYAFLVILATICYGINLNIIKHWFEALKPVEITAISLLLALPVALGYLISQTDFIPKLLYQEGAPLAAGYLTILGVLGTAVSLIVFNGLVKIASPVFASTVTYLIPIVAIAWGVLDGEVLLSGHFIGMIAVITGVWIGNRKKRKKVIPATSSNV; encoded by the coding sequence ATGACGACTAACACTGCTGAAAGCCAACCGCTGAGAAGTTGGCTGCTTTTAGGTTTTCTATCACTGGTATGGGGAAGTTCATTTATTTTGATCAAGAAAGGGCTGGTGGTCTTTTCACCTGGGGAAGTGGGGGCGTACCGTATCGTCTCTGCCGCCGCAGTATTGCTACCGCTTTCACTCCCAAGGATCGCAAGGTTAAACAGAAAACAAATCGGAAACCTCATGGCCGTGGGACTGGTCGGCAGCTTTTTACCGGCATTTCTCTTTGCCAAAGCCCAAACCCAACTGAGCAGTTCCATCACTGGTGTACTCAATGCGCTAACACCACTCTTTGTAGTCCTTATAGGAGCCTTATTCTTTAAGGCCAAAATCACTTTAAGAAATGGCCTCGGGCTCCTCATTGCCTTCGTGGGAGTGATCATCCTTATAAGCGTCAAAGAGGGCAGCAGCCTTTCCAGTCTTTCTTCCATCAACAGCTATGCATTTCTGGTGATTTTGGCCACCATTTGCTATGGCATCAACCTGAACATCATAAAACATTGGTTTGAGGCCCTAAAGCCAGTAGAAATCACGGCCATTTCCCTCCTTTTAGCCCTTCCTGTGGCCTTGGGCTATTTGATTTCCCAGACAGACTTTATCCCTAAACTGCTTTATCAAGAAGGCGCACCATTGGCAGCAGGTTACTTGACCATTCTGGGTGTGCTGGGCACCGCCGTCTCCCTCATTGTGTTCAATGGTCTGGTCAAAATTGCCAGTCCCGTATTTGCCAGCACGGTCACCTATCTTATCCCTATTGTAGCCATAGCATGGGGCGTATTAGATGGAGAAGTACTCCTTTCCGGTCATTTCATCGGAATGATTGCCGTGATTACCGGCGTGTGGATCGGAAATAGAAAAAAGCGAAAAAAAGTCATTCCTGCGACTTCCTCCAACGTTTAA
- the glmS gene encoding glutamine--fructose-6-phosphate transaminase (isomerizing) has product MCGIVAYVGKQEALPVIIKGLKRLEYRGYDSAGVALLNDAGLNVYKKKGKVSELENFIESNPNLHSHIGIGHTRWATHGEPNDANAHPHYSASENFAMIHNGIIENYEVLKTDLINKGYTFHSDTDSEVFINFIEDIYQNNNCSLEEAVRLALHKIVGAYAIVLMNKEEPDTLIAARKGSPLVIGVGEDEFFLASDATPIVEYTNQVVYLDDYEIAVIRDAKLQIKTIENVETHPYINKLDMELEAIEKGGYEHFMLKEINEQPRSIADCMRGRLDSRAGRLILGGLRDYMNKFQNADRIIITACGTSWHAGLVAEYLFEEFARVPVEVEYASEFRYRNPVINSRDFVIAISQSGETADTLAAIELAKQKGATIFGVCNVVGSSIARATHAGSYTHAGPEIGVASTKAFTAQISVLSMMALMLGYQRGTLPESKYMELLSELEAIPAKVEKALKLNEQIERIAAQYKDARNFLYLGRGYNFPVALEGALKLKEISYIHAEGYPAAEMKHGPIALIDEEMPVVFIATQDSSYEKVVSNIQEVKARKGKIIAVVTEGDQTVRKMADHVIEIPRAHEAFVPLISVLPLQQLSYHIAVMRGCNVDQPRNLAKSVTVE; this is encoded by the coding sequence ATGTGTGGAATTGTTGCCTATGTTGGCAAGCAGGAAGCCCTGCCTGTCATCATAAAAGGCCTAAAACGTCTCGAATATCGAGGCTATGATAGTGCCGGTGTGGCCTTACTAAATGACGCCGGACTCAATGTTTACAAGAAGAAAGGGAAGGTTTCGGAATTGGAAAACTTCATCGAAAGCAACCCGAACCTTCATTCTCATATCGGTATTGGACATACCCGGTGGGCTACCCATGGAGAACCCAATGATGCCAATGCACATCCGCATTACTCGGCATCGGAAAATTTCGCCATGATCCATAACGGCATCATCGAAAACTACGAAGTCCTCAAAACCGACCTGATCAATAAAGGGTATACCTTCCATAGTGATACCGATTCGGAAGTGTTTATCAACTTTATCGAGGATATCTACCAAAACAATAACTGCAGCTTGGAAGAGGCGGTTCGCTTGGCCCTTCACAAAATCGTCGGAGCCTATGCGATTGTTTTGATGAACAAGGAAGAACCAGACACCTTAATCGCCGCGCGTAAAGGCTCGCCTTTGGTGATCGGCGTGGGAGAAGATGAATTTTTCTTGGCGTCTGATGCCACTCCTATTGTGGAATACACCAATCAGGTGGTATACTTGGACGATTACGAAATCGCTGTTATCCGGGATGCCAAGCTCCAGATCAAGACCATCGAAAACGTCGAAACCCACCCTTACATCAATAAGCTGGACATGGAGTTGGAAGCCATTGAAAAAGGTGGCTATGAGCATTTCATGCTAAAGGAGATCAATGAACAGCCCCGGTCGATTGCAGATTGTATGCGAGGAAGACTGGATTCTAGGGCTGGCCGACTGATCCTCGGCGGACTGCGGGACTATATGAACAAGTTCCAAAATGCTGACCGGATCATCATTACCGCCTGTGGTACCAGTTGGCATGCCGGACTCGTGGCTGAATACTTGTTTGAGGAATTTGCCCGTGTTCCTGTGGAGGTCGAATATGCGTCTGAATTCCGATACAGAAATCCAGTAATTAACAGCCGGGACTTTGTCATCGCCATCTCCCAGTCAGGAGAGACAGCGGATACCTTGGCTGCGATCGAATTGGCCAAGCAGAAGGGAGCCACTATCTTTGGCGTCTGCAATGTCGTAGGCTCTTCCATCGCCCGGGCCACCCATGCTGGTTCGTATACACACGCAGGACCTGAAATAGGTGTCGCTTCTACTAAAGCTTTCACCGCCCAAATCTCGGTTCTCTCCATGATGGCGCTCATGCTGGGCTATCAACGCGGCACCTTGCCGGAAAGCAAATACATGGAACTACTCAGTGAGTTGGAAGCCATTCCTGCCAAAGTAGAAAAGGCCTTAAAACTCAACGAGCAAATCGAACGGATCGCGGCTCAGTACAAAGATGCCAGAAACTTCCTATACCTCGGAAGAGGGTATAACTTCCCTGTAGCCTTGGAAGGAGCGCTCAAACTGAAGGAAATCTCGTATATCCATGCAGAAGGATACCCTGCCGCAGAAATGAAACATGGCCCGATTGCGCTGATTGATGAAGAAATGCCCGTGGTATTCATCGCCACTCAGGACAGTTCTTACGAAAAAGTGGTCAGCAATATCCAAGAGGTAAAAGCACGAAAAGGCAAGATCATAGCCGTGGTCACCGAAGGAGACCAAACGGTAAGGAAAATGGCCGATCACGTGATCGAAATCCCAAGAGCCCATGAGGCCTTTGTCCCGTTGATTTCTGTCCTGCCGTTGCAGCAACTCTCTTATCATATCGCTGTCATGCGCGGCTGTAATGTAGATCAGCCAAGAAACTTGGCTAAATCCGTTACCGTGGAATAA